From a single Shewanella donghaensis genomic region:
- a CDS encoding DUF4381 domain-containing protein → MNTTQANPALMQMEDIVLPPPISQFPIAAGYWILLIVIIAAIVILYIKWRKSTQYHAPRKAALSELKQLDINDKQYASHINTLLKRTALTYLPRQDFAKLDGEQWYTWLERRLPVSDHCVIGTLLAKRYQACGLSAAESQQLFELTNLWLGKKTHFEPISAVKNVNSKQTSTKEATCSQ, encoded by the coding sequence ATGAATACCACTCAAGCTAATCCCGCTTTAATGCAAATGGAAGATATCGTGCTACCACCACCGATATCTCAATTCCCTATAGCTGCCGGTTATTGGATACTGTTAATTGTTATCATCGCAGCAATAGTCATCTTGTATATAAAGTGGCGTAAATCAACTCAATATCATGCGCCACGAAAAGCCGCCTTATCGGAACTGAAACAGCTTGATATTAATGATAAACAGTATGCGAGTCACATTAATACTTTGCTCAAGCGAACGGCATTAACTTATTTACCAAGACAAGACTTTGCCAAGCTGGATGGCGAGCAATGGTATACCTGGCTTGAGCGAAGATTGCCTGTATCTGATCATTGCGTAATAGGAACTCTATTAGCTAAGCGATACCAAGCTTGCGGTTTAAGTGCAGCAGAAAGTCAGCAATTATTTGAATTAACTAATCTCTGGTTAGGTAAGAAAACACATTTTGAACCTATTAGTGCAGTTAAAAACGTTAACAGCAAACAAACTAGCACTAAGGAGGCTACATGTTCTCAATAG